One genomic region from Actinocatenispora thailandica encodes:
- a CDS encoding carboxypeptidase regulatory-like domain-containing protein: MTVAAGMSSTVDIALDAIPTVPVTGTVTDGSGHGWGLYATVTASDGTTTRTDPATGRYELDLLQDSSYTVQVAAVDPGYDPARLSVDVGTAALTRDVALTVAAVCTAAGYHADLSGASEAFTGSSVPSGWMVGNVDHHQPGYDPVPGWQFTNPGDRTNHTGGDGNFAIVDSDHSGQHAIQDTTLTSPSFDLTGASTPALSFDTDLRGAVNSTATVEVSVDDGGTWKSVWRKAGTANSRGPVVVGLPAAAGHRAVVRFHYTGSWSQWWEVDDVFVGDRSCDPVAGGLLVGRVTDTAGAGLAGTVTAAGSAVDTDADGRYRLFAPAGDQSVTAAAPDHTPATKTATVDPDRTTTLDFTLS, from the coding sequence GTGACCGTGGCGGCGGGCATGTCGTCCACAGTGGACATTGCGCTGGACGCGATCCCGACGGTGCCGGTCACCGGTACCGTCACCGACGGATCCGGCCACGGCTGGGGCCTGTACGCGACGGTCACGGCCTCGGACGGCACCACCACCCGCACCGACCCGGCCACCGGGCGGTACGAGCTGGATCTGTTGCAGGACAGCAGTTACACCGTGCAGGTGGCCGCCGTCGACCCGGGCTACGACCCGGCGCGGCTTTCCGTCGACGTCGGCACCGCGGCACTGACCCGCGACGTGGCGTTGACGGTCGCAGCGGTGTGCACCGCCGCGGGTTACCACGCCGACCTTTCCGGCGCCAGCGAGGCGTTCACCGGCAGCAGCGTCCCGTCCGGCTGGATGGTCGGCAACGTCGACCACCACCAACCCGGCTACGATCCGGTACCCGGGTGGCAGTTCACCAACCCGGGCGATCGCACCAACCACACCGGTGGCGACGGCAACTTCGCGATCGTCGACTCCGACCACAGTGGACAGCACGCCATCCAGGACACGACGCTGACCTCGCCGTCCTTCGACCTGACCGGGGCGAGCACCCCGGCACTGTCGTTCGACACCGACCTGCGCGGCGCCGTCAACTCGACGGCGACCGTGGAGGTCAGCGTCGACGACGGCGGGACGTGGAAGTCGGTGTGGCGCAAGGCAGGCACGGCGAACTCCCGCGGGCCGGTGGTCGTCGGGCTGCCGGCGGCGGCCGGCCACCGGGCCGTCGTGCGCTTCCACTACACCGGGAGCTGGTCGCAGTGGTGGGAGGTCGACGACGTGTTCGTCGGCGACCGCAGCTGCGACCCGGTCGCCGGTGGCCTGCTCGTCGGGCGCGTGACCGACACCGCCGGCGCCGGCCTCGCCGGTACGGTCACCGCGGCCGGCAGCGCCGTCGACACCGACGCCGACGGGCGGTACCGGCTCTTCGCCCCGGCCGGCGACCAGTCGGTCACCGCCGCGGCACCCGATCACACTCCCGCAACCAAGACCGCAACCGTCGACCCGGACCGGACGACCACGCTGGACTTCACCCTCTCCTGA
- a CDS encoding acyltransferase family protein — translation MALLTSVPAKTPGHGAAPAAAGRDRFVDAIRAFGTIAVLLLHWLIPVVGWDGQRLAIGNALSAGQGWLVTWPLQVIPLMFFAAGAAAWCSRGDATAPVPFLRRRLGRLLPPVIVFVLVWAMVLAPAALALGVPAAAVARGASIAPQLLWFVAVYLLLSLATPLLLRAYHRYGLGLVLPLAGAAVAVDAARFLLGGPSWLGYLNVLFVWAVPYLLGFGYADGRFRNVPRRALVAVAAASVLVLALLVAAGPYPASMVGLPGDTMSNMNPPTICLLLVTGFQVPIALLARGPVLRALRYRPVGRAVGFVQARSMTLYLWHLTAMFVLVGVVLFGLHRQLPVAWSAGWWATRPLWYGVLIALTAVLVRVFGRVELRAPRPPRSARALAGYTGIGCLFAALLLVITTGTMATGPFGPQTVALLLGALGATLLVLSRRPAAAPAGGRNLRP, via the coding sequence ATGGCACTGCTGACCTCTGTACCAGCCAAAACGCCGGGCCATGGCGCCGCACCGGCCGCCGCCGGGCGGGACCGGTTCGTCGACGCGATCCGCGCGTTCGGCACGATCGCGGTCCTGCTGCTGCACTGGCTGATCCCGGTCGTCGGGTGGGACGGGCAGCGGCTCGCCATCGGCAACGCGCTGTCCGCCGGGCAGGGCTGGCTCGTCACCTGGCCGCTGCAGGTGATCCCGCTGATGTTCTTCGCCGCCGGCGCCGCCGCCTGGTGTTCGCGCGGTGACGCTACGGCGCCGGTACCGTTCCTGCGTCGCCGGCTGGGCCGGCTGCTGCCACCGGTGATCGTGTTCGTACTGGTCTGGGCGATGGTGCTGGCGCCCGCCGCGCTGGCGCTGGGAGTACCGGCGGCGGCGGTGGCGCGCGGCGCGTCGATCGCGCCGCAGCTGCTCTGGTTCGTCGCGGTCTACCTGCTGCTGTCGCTCGCCACCCCGCTGCTGCTGCGCGCCTACCACCGGTACGGGCTGGGCCTGGTCCTGCCGCTCGCCGGCGCCGCGGTCGCGGTGGACGCCGCGCGGTTCCTGCTCGGCGGCCCGTCCTGGCTCGGCTACCTGAACGTGCTGTTCGTCTGGGCGGTGCCCTACCTGCTCGGGTTCGGGTACGCCGACGGCCGGTTCCGGAACGTGCCGCGCCGCGCGCTGGTGGCGGTCGCCGCCGCCTCGGTGCTGGTACTGGCGCTGCTGGTGGCCGCCGGGCCGTACCCGGCGAGCATGGTCGGGTTGCCCGGCGACACCATGTCGAACATGAACCCGCCGACGATCTGCCTGCTGCTCGTCACCGGCTTCCAGGTACCGATCGCGCTGCTCGCCCGCGGCCCGGTGCTGCGCGCCCTGCGGTACCGGCCGGTCGGTCGCGCGGTCGGGTTCGTCCAGGCCCGCAGCATGACCCTCTACCTGTGGCACCTGACCGCGATGTTCGTCCTGGTCGGCGTGGTTCTGTTCGGCCTGCACCGGCAGCTGCCGGTGGCCTGGTCGGCGGGCTGGTGGGCGACCCGGCCGCTCTGGTACGGGGTGCTGATCGCGCTGACCGCCGTCCTGGTCCGGGTGTTCGGCCGGGTCGAGCTGCGCGCGCCGCGGCCGCCGCGGTCCGCCCGGGCGCTCGCCGGGTACACCGGGATCGGCTGCCTGTTCGCCGCCCTGCTGCTGGTCATCACGACCGGGACGATGGCGACGGGTCCGTTCGGCCCGCAGACCGTCGCGCTGCTGCTCGGCGCCCTCGGCGCCACCCTCCTGGTCCTGTCCCGCCGCCCCGCCGCCGCGCCGGCCGGTGGCCGCAACCTCCGGCCCTGA
- a CDS encoding tyrosine-protein phosphatase: protein MTLDWAGCTNQRDVGGLRTVPGGRIRAGALLRSDRLDRLPPATVQAIRAGAIGRIVDLRWSWECAEHPSPFAADEVYRHVPMLDDVLDYEPPPDSYGPMLDHCQRRIGTAFRAVAEAPPGCVVVHCHAGKDRTGVLVALLLGVLEVEPDGIVADYARSDGCPAQTMRNTLAHLEHRYGGIVPYLRETGVDAESFRAVRQRLLA from the coding sequence GTGACCCTCGACTGGGCCGGCTGTACGAACCAGCGTGACGTCGGTGGTCTGCGCACCGTGCCGGGCGGCCGGATCCGCGCGGGTGCGTTGCTGCGGTCCGACCGGCTCGACCGACTGCCGCCGGCGACCGTCCAAGCGATCCGCGCCGGCGCGATCGGGCGCATCGTCGACCTGCGCTGGAGCTGGGAGTGCGCGGAGCATCCCAGTCCGTTCGCTGCCGACGAGGTCTACCGGCACGTACCGATGCTCGACGACGTGCTCGACTACGAGCCGCCTCCGGACAGCTATGGCCCGATGCTCGACCACTGCCAGCGCCGGATCGGTACTGCTTTCCGGGCGGTTGCGGAGGCGCCACCGGGCTGCGTCGTGGTGCACTGCCACGCGGGCAAGGACCGCACCGGGGTGCTGGTGGCGCTGCTGCTCGGTGTCCTGGAGGTCGAGCCGGACGGCATCGTCGCGGACTACGCCCGCTCCGATGGTTGTCCGGCGCAGACCATGCGCAACACGCTGGCCCACCTGGAGCACCGGTACGGCGGGATCGTGCCGTACCTGCGGGAGACCGGTGTCGATGCGGAGAGCTTCCGGGCGGTCCGGCAGCGCCTGCTCGCCTAG
- a CDS encoding SigB/SigF/SigG family RNA polymerase sigma factor yields MTAAPRRLDGTSRRTDPGSRAPSQRQPAGPSRTEPPRAGPAHGAPTHGAPTRGKPRGIPRQSPAYAEEACTGELLARLGRSHPGEPEWSALRAELCRRHRSLVRALAWRFRGRGEDLDDLVQVGTVGLLHAIDRFDPGCGAEFTSYATPTIVGELKHHLRDRAGTVRVPRRLQERHAAVSAASVRLYQRLGRSPTVHELAEAAGLTDEEVLEALEVAQVSTTIPLDDSDSGADTAALDSADALAGVENRAALRPLLDRLAPRDKRIIVLRFFAHRTQSEIAAELGISQVQVSRLLTRTLATLRTALAD; encoded by the coding sequence GTGACCGCCGCGCCGCGCCGCCTGGACGGCACGTCCCGGCGGACCGACCCGGGCAGCCGGGCGCCGAGCCAACGCCAGCCGGCCGGCCCGTCCCGTACCGAACCGCCCCGCGCCGGACCGGCGCACGGTGCGCCGACGCATGGTGCACCGACGCGCGGCAAGCCCCGCGGCATCCCCCGGCAGTCCCCGGCGTACGCGGAGGAAGCCTGCACCGGTGAGCTGCTGGCCCGGCTCGGCCGCAGCCACCCCGGCGAGCCCGAGTGGTCGGCGCTGCGCGCCGAGCTGTGCCGCCGGCACCGGTCGCTGGTGCGGGCGCTGGCCTGGCGGTTCCGCGGCCGGGGCGAGGACCTGGACGACCTGGTCCAGGTCGGTACGGTCGGGCTGCTGCACGCCATCGACCGGTTCGACCCCGGCTGCGGGGCGGAGTTCACCAGCTATGCCACGCCGACGATCGTCGGCGAACTCAAACATCACCTGCGGGACCGGGCCGGCACCGTCCGGGTGCCGCGCCGGCTGCAGGAGCGGCACGCCGCGGTGTCCGCCGCCTCGGTCCGGCTGTACCAGCGGCTCGGCCGTTCCCCCACCGTGCACGAACTCGCCGAGGCGGCCGGGCTGACCGACGAAGAGGTGCTGGAGGCGCTGGAGGTGGCGCAGGTCAGCACCACGATCCCACTGGACGACAGCGATTCCGGCGCCGACACCGCCGCGCTGGACAGCGCCGACGCCCTCGCCGGGGTCGAGAACCGGGCCGCGTTGCGGCCGCTGCTCGACCGGCTCGCACCCCGGGACAAGCGCATCATCGTGCTGCGTTTCTTCGCCCACCGCACCCAGTCCGAAATCGCCGCCGAGCTCGGCATCTCCCAGGTGCAGGTGTCCCGCCTCCTCACCCGCACCCTCGCCACCCTCCGCACCGCCCTCGCCGACTGA
- a CDS encoding anti-sigma regulatory factor, whose product MTQALPEPDVDDEDLVVLTVPADGAYLSVLRTATAGLAARLHFTLDEIEDLRIAVDEACAMLLAAAPAEAELTCRFEVAEQTLTAAVSVPSNGQRLPGTETFAWMVLAALAGSVRSDVSGGRATIWLTKKRDGSR is encoded by the coding sequence GTGACACAGGCGCTGCCCGAACCCGACGTGGACGACGAGGACCTGGTCGTCCTCACCGTGCCCGCGGACGGCGCGTACCTGTCGGTGCTGCGTACCGCGACCGCCGGGCTGGCCGCGCGACTGCACTTCACCCTGGACGAGATCGAGGACCTGCGGATCGCGGTGGACGAGGCGTGCGCCATGCTGCTCGCCGCCGCGCCCGCCGAGGCCGAGCTGACCTGCCGGTTCGAGGTCGCCGAACAGACCCTCACCGCCGCGGTGAGCGTGCCCAGCAACGGCCAGCGGCTGCCCGGCACCGAGACGTTCGCCTGGATGGTGCTCGCCGCGCTCGCCGGCAGCGTCCGGTCCGACGTGTCCGGCGGGCGGGCCACCATCTGGCTGACCAAGAAGCGGGACGGCTCCCGGTGA
- a CDS encoding acetyl/propionyl/methylcrotonyl-CoA carboxylase subunit alpha, producing MRKVLIANRGEIAVRVVRACRDAGLTSVAVYADEDRDAPHARLADEAYALGGVTAAETYLNIGKLVEVAARAGADAVHPGYGFLSENGDFAQAVLDAGLTWIGPSPQAIRDLGDKVTARHIAARAGAPMTPGTPDPVSGPEEVAAFAREYGLPVAIKAAFGGGGRGLKVARDADEIPELYASAVREAQAAFGRGECFVERYLDRPRHVEAQVLADTYGTVIVVGTRDCSLQRRYQKLVEEAPAPFLSDEQRATIHAAAKAICAEAGYHGAGTVEFLVGADGMISFLEVNTRLQVEHPVTEETAGIDLVREQFRIADGQRLRLTEDPAPRGHAFEFRINGEDPGRNFLPAPGTVTRFVAPAGPGVRLDSGVESGSVVGGNFDSLLAKLIVVGETRQEALQRAARALDEMQVDGMATALPFHRAVVADPAFAPADPNEPFTVHTRWIETEFDNTIPPYAQPAEPAEPEPRRTVVVEVAGKRLEVTLPDAFGAAAAAPSATPARRSTTKRRAAGAHATPTGATLASPMQGTVVKVAVADGDLVAEGDLVLVLEAMKMEQPITAHRAGTVAGLTAAVGATLTAGAAICDIVD from the coding sequence GTGCGGAAGGTGCTGATCGCCAATCGGGGCGAGATCGCGGTGCGGGTGGTACGTGCCTGCCGGGACGCCGGGCTGACCAGCGTCGCGGTGTACGCGGACGAGGACCGCGACGCGCCGCACGCCAGGCTGGCCGACGAGGCGTACGCGCTGGGCGGCGTCACCGCCGCCGAGACGTACCTGAACATCGGCAAGCTGGTCGAGGTCGCCGCCCGCGCCGGCGCCGACGCGGTGCACCCCGGGTACGGCTTCCTGTCCGAGAACGGCGACTTCGCGCAGGCGGTGCTCGACGCCGGGCTGACCTGGATCGGGCCGAGCCCGCAGGCGATCCGCGACCTCGGCGACAAGGTCACCGCGCGGCACATCGCCGCCCGCGCCGGCGCCCCGATGACGCCGGGCACCCCGGATCCGGTGTCCGGGCCTGAGGAGGTCGCCGCGTTCGCCCGCGAGTACGGGCTGCCGGTGGCGATCAAGGCCGCCTTCGGTGGCGGTGGCCGCGGCCTGAAGGTGGCCCGCGACGCCGACGAGATCCCCGAGCTGTACGCGAGTGCGGTGCGCGAGGCGCAGGCGGCGTTCGGCCGCGGCGAGTGTTTCGTGGAGCGCTACCTGGACCGGCCGCGGCACGTCGAGGCGCAGGTACTGGCCGACACGTACGGCACGGTGATCGTGGTCGGCACCCGGGACTGCTCGTTGCAGCGCCGCTACCAGAAGCTGGTGGAGGAGGCGCCGGCGCCGTTCCTGTCCGACGAGCAGCGCGCCACCATCCACGCCGCGGCGAAGGCGATCTGCGCCGAGGCCGGCTACCACGGCGCCGGTACGGTGGAGTTCCTGGTCGGCGCGGACGGCATGATCTCGTTCCTGGAGGTCAACACCCGGCTGCAGGTCGAGCACCCGGTCACCGAGGAGACCGCGGGCATCGACCTGGTGCGCGAGCAGTTCCGGATCGCCGACGGGCAGCGGCTGCGGCTCACCGAGGACCCGGCGCCGCGCGGGCACGCGTTCGAGTTCCGGATCAACGGCGAGGATCCGGGCCGCAACTTCCTGCCGGCCCCCGGTACGGTCACCCGGTTCGTCGCTCCGGCCGGGCCGGGGGTGCGGCTCGACTCCGGGGTGGAGTCCGGCTCGGTGGTCGGCGGCAACTTCGATTCGTTGCTGGCCAAGCTGATCGTGGTCGGCGAGACCCGGCAGGAGGCGTTGCAGCGCGCCGCCCGCGCCCTCGACGAGATGCAGGTGGACGGGATGGCCACGGCGCTGCCGTTCCACCGCGCGGTGGTCGCCGACCCGGCGTTCGCGCCGGCCGACCCGAACGAGCCGTTCACCGTGCACACCCGGTGGATCGAGACCGAGTTCGACAACACCATCCCGCCGTACGCCCAGCCCGCCGAGCCGGCCGAGCCGGAGCCGCGGCGCACCGTGGTCGTCGAGGTGGCCGGCAAGCGGCTGGAGGTGACGCTGCCGGACGCCTTCGGTGCGGCAGCAGCCGCGCCGTCCGCCACCCCCGCCCGCCGGTCCACCACGAAGCGCCGGGCAGCCGGGGCGCACGCCACCCCGACCGGAGCCACCCTGGCCAGCCCGATGCAGGGCACCGTGGTCAAGGTCGCGGTGGCCGACGGCGACCTGGTCGCCGAGGGCGACCTGGTGCTGGTGCTGGAGGCGATGAAGATGGAGCAGCCGATCACCGCCCACCGCGCCGGTACCGTCGCCGGCCTGACCGCGGCCGTCGGCGCCACCCTCACCGCCGGCGCCGCGATCTGCGACATCGTCGACTGA
- a CDS encoding ABC transporter permease, which yields MIWLTWRQFRTQALVGGAGAAGLAALLVVLGLRIRDTYEATTSCGSGCSASAARDTLEHDYLTVLLLAGLLVVLVPALVGAFWGAPLVAREFESGTHRLVWNQSITRGRWLAVKLGLVTAAGVALTAVLSTLLTWAASPYDSLVDGRFDPLVFPTRNLVPLGYAAFAVIAGIVVGQFTRRTVSAMAVTLAVFAVLQILLPTAIRPYLQPAVTETVTYDAASVRQGARINLKGGTARIEGFNKPGAWVLSSSTELLDPSGHPFTGAALASCATGNRSHDDACFAARHAHFVVAYQPADRYWTFQWLEFGGYLLLAAALAGLSFRRISRSLY from the coding sequence ATGATCTGGCTGACCTGGCGTCAGTTCCGCACGCAGGCCCTTGTCGGCGGTGCGGGCGCCGCGGGACTCGCGGCCCTGCTGGTCGTACTGGGGCTGCGGATCCGCGACACCTACGAGGCGACCACGAGCTGCGGCAGCGGCTGTTCCGCGTCCGCCGCGCGCGACACCCTCGAACACGACTACCTCACCGTACTGTTGCTCGCCGGCCTGCTGGTCGTACTCGTGCCGGCGCTGGTCGGTGCGTTCTGGGGCGCGCCGCTCGTCGCGCGGGAGTTCGAGTCCGGTACCCATCGCCTGGTCTGGAACCAGAGCATCACCCGCGGCCGATGGCTCGCGGTCAAGCTCGGCCTGGTCACCGCCGCCGGGGTGGCGCTCACCGCGGTGTTGAGCACGCTGCTCACCTGGGCGGCGAGCCCGTACGACAGCCTCGTCGACGGCCGGTTCGACCCGCTGGTGTTCCCGACCCGCAACCTGGTTCCGCTCGGGTACGCCGCGTTCGCCGTGATCGCCGGCATCGTCGTCGGGCAGTTCACCCGCCGCACCGTCAGCGCGATGGCCGTCACTCTCGCGGTGTTCGCGGTGCTGCAGATCCTGCTGCCCACGGCGATTCGGCCGTACCTGCAGCCGGCCGTCACCGAGACCGTCACGTACGACGCGGCCTCGGTCCGCCAGGGCGCCCGCATCAACCTCAAGGGCGGTACCGCCCGGATCGAGGGATTCAACAAGCCGGGAGCCTGGGTGTTGTCAAGCAGTACCGAGCTGCTCGACCCATCCGGTCACCCGTTCACCGGCGCCGCGCTGGCATCGTGCGCCACCGGCAACCGCAGCCACGACGACGCCTGCTTTGCCGCCCGGCACGCACACTTCGTCGTCGCGTACCAGCCCGCCGACCGGTACTGGACGTTCCAGTGGCTGGAGTTCGGCGGATACCTGCTGCTCGCCGCGGCGCTCGCCGGACTCTCGTTCCGGCGCATCTCCCGCAGCCTCTACTAG
- a CDS encoding HAD domain-containing protein: MNRPLLFLDVDGTLLPVGGDAPESDWDESWQNASNPLLARLSPKHGPRLLALPCELVWATAWMADANDVIAPVLGLPELPVAQLSEVPDADDPSWALSSAGGSLGWKTRALVEQAAGRPFVWLDDEINDADRAWVGAHHAGVALLHRVDARHGLTERDFTAVTDWLRDLSARP; encoded by the coding sequence ATGAACCGCCCGCTGCTGTTCCTGGACGTCGACGGCACGCTGCTGCCGGTCGGCGGCGACGCGCCGGAGTCCGACTGGGACGAGAGCTGGCAGAACGCATCGAACCCGCTGCTGGCGCGGCTGTCGCCGAAGCACGGCCCGCGGTTGCTGGCGCTGCCGTGCGAGTTGGTCTGGGCCACCGCGTGGATGGCCGACGCGAACGACGTCATCGCACCGGTGCTGGGGCTGCCCGAGCTGCCGGTGGCGCAGCTGAGTGAGGTGCCCGACGCGGACGACCCGAGCTGGGCGCTGAGTTCCGCCGGCGGCTCGCTGGGCTGGAAGACCCGGGCGCTGGTCGAGCAGGCCGCGGGCCGGCCGTTCGTCTGGCTGGACGACGAGATCAACGACGCCGACCGTGCCTGGGTCGGCGCCCACCATGCCGGAGTGGCGTTGCTGCATCGGGTGGACGCGCGGCACGGGCTGACCGAGCGCGACTTCACCGCCGTGACCGACTGGCTGCGCGACCTCTCGGCCCGGCCGTGA
- a CDS encoding GNAT family N-acetyltransferase, protein MSETQIRPVRPADVPAVVAMVYELAEYEKAPESCRLTDAQLHSCLFGEHPALYGHVAVDADDTPVGFMLWFLNFSTWEGTHGIYLEDLYVKPAARAGGIGRRLLATLAGICVERGYARLDWSVLDWNPAREFYAAIGASAQQEWMPYRLTGTALTGLAEYR, encoded by the coding sequence ATGAGCGAGACGCAGATCAGGCCGGTACGACCGGCCGACGTGCCCGCCGTCGTGGCGATGGTGTACGAGCTGGCCGAGTACGAGAAGGCGCCCGAGTCGTGCCGGCTGACCGACGCCCAGCTGCACTCCTGCCTGTTCGGCGAGCACCCCGCGCTGTACGGGCACGTCGCCGTCGACGCCGACGACACCCCGGTCGGTTTCATGCTGTGGTTCCTCAACTTCTCCACCTGGGAGGGGACCCACGGCATCTACCTGGAGGACCTGTACGTCAAGCCGGCGGCGCGGGCCGGCGGGATCGGCCGGCGGCTGCTCGCCACGCTCGCCGGCATCTGCGTCGAGCGAGGGTACGCCCGGCTCGACTGGTCGGTGCTCGACTGGAACCCGGCGCGCGAGTTCTACGCCGCGATCGGGGCCTCGGCGCAGCAGGAATGGATGCCGTACCGGCTGACCGGTACCGCTTTGACCGGACTCGCCGAATATCGATGA
- the sodN gene encoding superoxide dismutase, Ni has protein sequence MRLPRFLAPRLVAHAHCDLPCGVYDPAQARIEAESIKGIADKYQANEDPEFRTRALIIKEQRSELVKHHLWVLWTDYFKPPHFEKYPQLHQLVNEATKLAGATGTKGSVDPAVAQQLLDKIDEIAKIFWETKKA, from the coding sequence ATGCGACTGCCGCGTTTCCTCGCTCCTCGTCTCGTCGCGCACGCACACTGCGACCTTCCGTGCGGTGTGTACGACCCTGCGCAGGCGAGGATCGAGGCCGAGTCGATCAAGGGCATTGCGGACAAGTACCAGGCGAACGAGGACCCCGAGTTCCGCACCCGGGCGCTGATCATCAAGGAGCAACGCTCCGAGCTGGTCAAGCACCACCTGTGGGTGCTGTGGACCGACTACTTCAAGCCGCCGCACTTCGAGAAGTACCCGCAGCTGCACCAGCTGGTGAACGAGGCGACCAAGCTCGCCGGCGCCACCGGTACCAAGGGTTCCGTCGACCCGGCGGTCGCCCAGCAACTGCTGGACAAGATCGACGAGATCGCCAAGATCTTCTGGGAGACCAAGAAGGCCTGA
- a CDS encoding NAD(P)-dependent malic enzyme produces MTALSIRTDDPIFTLHEGGKLAVAATSPIETPEDLSKAYTPGVAEVSRAIAADPALARRYTWVSHTVAVVTDGTAVLGLGDIGPAAAMPVMEGKAVLFKQFGGVDAVPICLDTTDPDEIVATVARLAPSFGGINLEDISAPRCFDIERRLDERLDIPVFHDDQHGTAVVVLAALRNAVRLLGRDLAGQRIVISGAGAAGVAVSRMLAAAGAADQVVCDSRGVLHASRAGLTPVKADLARRTNPRGVRGTIADALRGADVLIGVSGGHIEETAVAGMAPDPIVFALANPTPEVHPDVAHRYAAIVATGRSDFPNQINNVLAFPGIFRGALDASAPRITEPMKLAAAEAIAAVAADDLRADRIVPSALDPRVAPAVATAVAAAVAR; encoded by the coding sequence GTGACCGCGCTGTCGATTCGTACCGATGATCCGATCTTCACCCTGCACGAGGGCGGCAAGCTCGCGGTGGCTGCCACCTCCCCGATCGAGACACCCGAGGACCTGTCCAAGGCGTACACGCCGGGCGTGGCCGAGGTGTCCCGCGCGATCGCGGCAGACCCCGCCCTGGCCCGGCGGTACACCTGGGTGTCGCACACGGTCGCGGTGGTCACCGACGGCACCGCGGTGCTCGGCCTCGGGGACATCGGCCCGGCCGCCGCGATGCCGGTGATGGAAGGCAAGGCGGTGCTGTTCAAGCAGTTCGGCGGCGTTGACGCGGTGCCGATCTGCCTGGACACCACCGATCCGGACGAGATCGTCGCGACGGTGGCCCGGCTGGCCCCGTCGTTCGGCGGCATCAACCTGGAGGACATCAGCGCCCCGCGCTGCTTCGACATCGAGCGCCGGCTGGACGAGCGGCTCGACATCCCGGTGTTCCACGACGACCAGCACGGGACGGCGGTCGTCGTGCTCGCCGCGCTGCGCAACGCGGTCCGGCTGCTCGGCCGCGACCTGGCCGGCCAGCGGATCGTGATCTCCGGTGCCGGCGCGGCCGGCGTCGCGGTGAGCCGGATGCTCGCCGCGGCCGGCGCCGCCGACCAGGTCGTCTGCGACTCCCGCGGCGTGCTGCACGCCTCCCGCGCCGGCCTGACCCCGGTCAAGGCGGACCTCGCGCGGCGCACCAACCCGCGCGGTGTGCGCGGGACGATCGCGGACGCGCTACGCGGCGCCGACGTGCTGATCGGAGTGTCCGGCGGGCACATCGAGGAGACCGCGGTGGCCGGCATGGCGCCCGATCCGATCGTGTTCGCGCTGGCCAACCCGACGCCCGAGGTGCACCCGGACGTCGCCCACCGGTACGCGGCGATCGTCGCCACCGGCCGCAGCGACTTCCCCAACCAGATCAACAACGTGCTGGCGTTCCCGGGCATCTTCCGCGGCGCGCTGGACGCCTCCGCGCCCCGGATCACCGAGCCGATGAAGCTGGCGGCGGCCGAGGCGATCGCCGCGGTGGCGGCCGACGACCTGCGGGCCGACCGGATCGTGCCGAGCGCCCTCGACCCGCGGGTCGCGCCGGCCGTCGCCACCGCGGTTGCCGCTGCCGTCGCCCGCTGA
- a CDS encoding S24 family peptidase, which produces MVPTLRHGDAVLATPARRVRPGDVVIARFRVRPDLLVVKRAIRPYRDGWWLQGDNPAVTDDSRRYGVADVLGVVRLRYFRAER; this is translated from the coding sequence ATGGTGCCCACCCTCCGGCACGGCGACGCGGTACTGGCGACGCCGGCGCGGCGGGTCCGGCCCGGCGACGTGGTGATCGCCCGGTTCCGGGTGCGGCCCGACCTGCTGGTCGTCAAGCGTGCGATCCGTCCGTACCGGGACGGCTGGTGGCTGCAGGGCGACAACCCGGCGGTCACCGACGACTCCCGCCGGTACGGCGTGGCCGACGTGCTCGGCGTGGTCCGCCTGCGGTACTTCCGTGCCGAGCGCTGA
- a CDS encoding 2'-5' RNA ligase family protein, with protein MVAAIEVYFDGAAQARLRRLWDAFEQAGIPSLREHTHRLHRPHLSFAVARRFDAQRVADAVSGLLPPDGIEVEFSSVGEFPGRVLWLGPVPHAGLLARHEAVHRRLTEAGIEVDAVYRPGAWVPHCTVSQQVPWADLARAVGLCLDALPITASLRSAAVADHSRGLYRPIG; from the coding sequence ATGGTCGCCGCGATCGAGGTGTACTTCGACGGTGCCGCCCAGGCCCGGCTGCGCCGGCTGTGGGACGCGTTCGAGCAGGCCGGGATCCCGAGCCTGCGGGAGCACACCCACCGGCTGCACCGGCCGCACCTGTCGTTCGCGGTGGCCCGCCGGTTCGACGCGCAGCGGGTGGCCGACGCGGTGTCCGGGCTGCTGCCGCCGGACGGCATCGAGGTCGAGTTCAGTTCGGTCGGCGAGTTCCCCGGCCGGGTGCTGTGGCTGGGCCCGGTGCCGCACGCCGGGCTGCTCGCCCGGCACGAAGCGGTACACCGCCGGCTGACCGAGGCCGGCATCGAGGTCGACGCGGTGTACCGGCCCGGTGCGTGGGTCCCCCACTGCACGGTGTCCCAGCAGGTACCGTGGGCCGACCTGGCGCGGGCGGTCGGGCTGTGCCTCGATGCGTTGCCGATCACCGCGTCGCTACGCTCCGCGGCGGTCGCCGACCACTCCCGCGGGTTGTACCGACCGATCGGCTGA